In one Thermodesulfobium acidiphilum genomic region, the following are encoded:
- a CDS encoding phosphodiester glycosidase family protein, protein MKRVWIKNTISFYEKLINSFLFSTKILFYAFFVFCILFFYQNNSYAFTENEYVINNAHLYVFKFNPKEVRIIPYLNDYPIRAIDVVNYYNPFLLVNGTFFYSNKLLGALYMHGEPQSYMGDNRATFFYYKNNTASINYLKYRVKLNICSSSSKCKVLYLDGINRPQNYYENILYTNGYLRPVLPTSGILIKINEDGTFEYLYTRSALPTKGGYILLANHDLDVLNNLVPTDTIRVSVEPIINSNLDFYISGGPMLLYNGQNIAIQSSEKEYIANDIKIGNRMRTGLGIDASSNIYVFSVSWPGCTLNELANSLEKLGLKEAMLLDGGYSSVLYAKNRFLVGSEARANISYLMFFTN, encoded by the coding sequence ATGAAAAGAGTTTGGATAAAAAATACTATTTCTTTTTATGAGAAATTGATAAATTCCTTTTTGTTTTCTACAAAAATCCTTTTTTATGCTTTTTTTGTTTTTTGTATATTGTTTTTTTATCAAAATAATTCTTATGCTTTTACTGAGAACGAATATGTTATTAATAATGCACATTTATATGTGTTTAAATTTAATCCAAAAGAAGTTCGAATAATACCTTACTTAAATGATTATCCCATTAGAGCAATAGACGTGGTTAACTACTATAACCCCTTTTTACTTGTAAACGGAACGTTTTTTTATTCTAATAAGCTTTTAGGTGCTCTATACATGCATGGTGAACCTCAGTCATATATGGGCGATAATAGAGCAACATTTTTTTATTATAAGAATAATACTGCAAGTATAAATTATTTAAAATATAGAGTGAAGCTCAATATTTGTAGTTCTTCTTCAAAATGCAAGGTATTATACCTTGATGGGATAAATAGACCACAAAATTATTACGAAAACATATTGTATACGAATGGATATTTAAGGCCCGTTTTACCCACTTCAGGCATATTAATAAAAATAAATGAGGATGGTACTTTCGAATATTTGTATACTAGAAGTGCATTGCCAACTAAAGGAGGATATATATTATTAGCCAATCATGACTTGGACGTATTAAATAACCTTGTGCCTACAGATACAATTAGAGTAAGTGTAGAACCAATAATAAATAGTAATTTGGATTTCTATATTTCTGGTGGTCCTATGTTGCTTTATAATGGGCAAAATATTGCCATTCAATCATCTGAAAAAGAATATATAGCAAATGATATTAAGATAGGAAATCGCATGAGAACTGGTTTGGGAATTGATGCATCATCTAATATTTATGTTTTTTCTGTTTCTTGGCCAGGTTGTACTTTGAATGAGCTTGCAAACTCTTTGGAAAAACTTGGCTTAAAAGAGGCCATGCTTTTGGATGGTGGATATTCTTCTGTACTTTATGCCAAAAATAGATTTTTGGTTGGGAGTGAAGCAAGGGCGAATATTTCTTATTTGATGTTTTTTACGAATTAG
- the atpC gene encoding ATP synthase F1 subunit epsilon, translated as MRLLILTPEGVVVDEEVTFVSAMGEEGSLGIMPRHAPLVTTLKVDVIEFVKENSDREVVAAIGGILEVKDNKVTVLSDAAELAVDIDELRAKEAEKRARARLTMKTEEVDVKRAEAALARALARLKAIELLNRRSGSRKRGA; from the coding sequence ATGAGATTGTTAATCTTAACCCCTGAGGGTGTTGTAGTTGATGAAGAGGTAACGTTTGTTTCAGCAATGGGAGAAGAGGGCTCGCTTGGTATTATGCCCAGACATGCACCGCTTGTTACCACTTTAAAGGTAGATGTGATAGAATTTGTTAAAGAGAATTCTGATAGAGAAGTAGTAGCTGCCATCGGAGGAATTCTCGAAGTTAAAGATAATAAAGTAACAGTTCTGTCTGATGCTGCAGAACTTGCTGTAGATATAGATGAGTTGAGGGCTAAAGAGGCTGAAAAAAGAGCGAGGGCAAGATTAACCATGAAAACAGAAGAGGTAGATGTGAAGAGAGCAGAAGCTGCGCTTGCAAGGGCGCTTGCAAGACTTAAGGCAATCGAACTGTTGAATAGAAGAAGTGGAAGTAGGAAAAGAGGTGCATAA
- a CDS encoding phosphoglucomutase/phosphomannomutase family protein: MNIKFGTDGWRAKIAQDYTFENLEKVSLALAITLEEENPLNKTCVIGYDTRFFSEDFAKHVAEILSGVGFDVIISDNFIPTPTLAFSVKDKACAVGIMITASHNPYNYNGFKIKQSFGGSASKDFTSKVESNLGKIKTYRFSNEKKKIRVQNLFENYKNSLLKFIDINAIKESGIKVAVDCMNGAGSGYLSKLLSNLNINVFPVRNEKDPYFNGSRPEPIPQLLGPLSYEVFSKSLNLGTALDGDGDRVASCDASGTVFTSQQTYALLLNHLVTNRKLKGKVLKNFAVSVLVDKLCKHYNIEFEILPVGFKYICSKMISEGNILMGGEESGGFGFLGHIPDRDGFLSSLYLIESVVVTKKSLMEQLDEIYDKVGFFEYDRYDLKLEISVEEVRKRIKDLIENPAKKINDKKVFEISTIDGIKYILEDESWLLIRPSGTEPVIRIYAEGKSIYEVKALIRFGTKLFQ, encoded by the coding sequence TTGAATATAAAATTTGGAACTGATGGTTGGAGAGCAAAAATTGCTCAGGATTATACTTTTGAAAATCTTGAAAAAGTATCATTGGCATTAGCAATTACCTTAGAAGAAGAAAATCCCTTAAATAAAACTTGTGTTATTGGTTATGATACAAGGTTTTTCTCAGAAGATTTTGCAAAACACGTTGCTGAAATCTTGTCAGGTGTAGGTTTTGACGTAATAATTTCTGATAATTTTATCCCAACTCCTACACTTGCATTTTCTGTTAAAGACAAGGCATGTGCGGTGGGCATAATGATAACTGCAAGTCATAATCCGTATAATTATAATGGCTTTAAAATAAAGCAAAGCTTTGGCGGTTCTGCATCTAAAGATTTCACATCAAAGGTCGAATCCAATCTGGGAAAAATTAAAACTTATAGATTTAGCAATGAAAAGAAGAAAATTAGAGTGCAAAATCTTTTTGAAAATTATAAAAATTCTCTATTAAAATTTATTGATATCAATGCCATTAAAGAGTCAGGCATTAAAGTTGCTGTTGATTGCATGAATGGTGCAGGTTCGGGGTATCTTTCAAAACTTTTATCTAATCTAAATATAAATGTATTTCCTGTAAGAAATGAAAAAGACCCATACTTTAATGGGTCGAGACCTGAGCCAATTCCTCAACTTTTGGGTCCACTTTCGTATGAAGTTTTTTCTAAATCATTAAATTTAGGTACAGCTCTTGACGGTGATGGAGATAGGGTGGCATCTTGCGATGCTTCTGGTACTGTTTTTACATCTCAACAAACCTATGCTTTATTGCTCAATCATTTGGTTACAAATAGAAAGCTGAAAGGAAAAGTTCTCAAGAATTTTGCCGTGAGCGTTTTGGTTGATAAATTATGTAAGCACTACAATATAGAATTTGAAATATTGCCAGTTGGCTTTAAATATATTTGTTCTAAGATGATTAGCGAAGGCAATATCTTAATGGGGGGAGAAGAGAGTGGAGGCTTTGGTTTTCTTGGGCACATTCCGGATAGAGATGGTTTTTTGTCTTCTCTTTATTTGATCGAATCTGTTGTTGTTACAAAGAAATCTTTAATGGAACAACTTGATGAGATATATGATAAAGTTGGTTTTTTTGAATATGATAGATACGATCTAAAATTAGAAATTTCAGTCGAAGAGGTAAGAAAGAGAATTAAAGATCTAATTGAAAATCCGGCAAAGAAGATTAATGATAAAAAAGTTTTTGAAATTTCTACTATTGATGGAATTAAATATATTTTAGAAGATGAAAGTTGGCTTTTGATAAGGCCATCTGGAACTGAGCCTGTGATTAGAATCTACGCAGAAGGGAAAAGCATCTACGAAGTTAAAGCTTTAATCAGGTTTGGTACAAAACTTTTTCAATGA
- the atpD gene encoding F0F1 ATP synthase subunit beta, giving the protein MANVGKVVQILGTVVDIEFEPGKIPSLLNALKIEGKNQYGQEFNITLEVMQQLGDNRVRAIAMSSTDGLVRGTEVVDTGAPIMIPVGNETLGRIFNVLGNTVDDGPKVEAKNFSPLHKAPPSLRDINPVPQQLETGIKVVDLLVPFPRGGKIGLFGGAGVGKTVILMELIRNIAAEHGGKSVFAGVGERTREGNDLYHEMKASGVIDKTVMVFGQMNELPGARMRVGLTGLTMAEYFRDVDKADVLLFIDNIFRFVQAASEVSTLLGRLPSAVGYQPTLGTDVGSLQERIVTTKDGSITSVQAVYVPADDLTDPAPATTFAHLDGTVVLSRPLAELGIYPAVDPLDSTSRILDPRVVGEEHYLVARGVQKVLQKYKDLQDIIAILGMEELSEDDKLTVARARKIQRFLSQPFFVAEAFTGMNGKYVKREDTIKGFKEILDGNCDELPEQAFYMVGTIEEAREKAASMQASQAS; this is encoded by the coding sequence TTGGCGAACGTTGGTAAGGTTGTACAAATTTTAGGTACAGTTGTGGACATAGAATTTGAACCTGGCAAAATACCTTCACTTTTGAACGCTCTTAAAATAGAGGGGAAAAATCAGTATGGGCAGGAATTTAATATTACTTTAGAGGTTATGCAACAGCTAGGCGATAATCGAGTAAGAGCTATTGCAATGTCTTCTACTGATGGTTTGGTAAGAGGAACTGAAGTTGTTGATACCGGTGCACCAATTATGATACCTGTGGGTAATGAAACCCTTGGTAGAATTTTTAACGTTTTAGGTAATACAGTTGATGATGGCCCAAAAGTTGAAGCAAAAAACTTTTCACCATTACACAAAGCCCCCCCAAGTCTTAGAGATATTAACCCCGTTCCTCAGCAATTGGAAACAGGTATTAAGGTCGTAGATCTCTTGGTTCCATTTCCAAGAGGCGGGAAAATAGGCTTGTTTGGTGGCGCAGGAGTTGGCAAAACGGTTATTTTGATGGAGTTAATTAGAAATATAGCAGCAGAGCATGGTGGGAAGTCAGTATTTGCAGGCGTTGGAGAAAGAACTCGTGAAGGCAATGACCTTTATCACGAGATGAAAGCATCAGGCGTTATCGATAAAACTGTTATGGTTTTTGGCCAGATGAATGAGTTACCAGGTGCTCGTATGAGAGTTGGTTTGACGGGTCTTACTATGGCGGAATATTTTAGAGATGTTGATAAAGCTGACGTATTATTGTTTATAGATAATATATTTAGGTTTGTTCAGGCAGCTTCTGAGGTTTCTACACTTCTGGGGAGATTGCCGTCTGCAGTAGGTTATCAACCTACTTTGGGTACAGATGTTGGAAGCTTGCAAGAACGTATTGTAACTACAAAAGACGGTTCTATTACTTCTGTACAAGCTGTTTACGTTCCTGCTGACGACCTGACTGACCCAGCGCCAGCAACAACTTTTGCTCACCTTGATGGTACTGTTGTCTTGTCAAGACCTCTTGCAGAACTTGGAATATACCCTGCTGTAGACCCACTTGACTCAACATCACGCATACTTGATCCAAGAGTAGTAGGTGAGGAACATTATCTGGTAGCACGTGGAGTCCAAAAGGTTTTGCAAAAATATAAAGACCTCCAGGATATCATTGCCATTCTTGGAATGGAAGAGCTTTCTGAAGATGATAAACTGACGGTTGCCAGAGCTAGAAAAATCCAAAGATTTTTGTCTCAGCCATTCTTCGTTGCAGAAGCATTTACAGGAATGAATGGTAAATATGTAAAGCGTGAAGATACAATTAAAGGCTTTAAAGAGATCCTTGATGGCAATTGTGATGAACTACCCGAACAGGCTTTTTATATGGTTGGAACAATTGAAGAAGCTCGTGAGAAGGCAGCGTCTATGCAAGCATCACAAGCTAGTTAG
- the atpA gene encoding F0F1 ATP synthase subunit alpha gives MKIRAEEITDVIKKQLSNIKAEPESALVGTIISVGDGVARIWGLKDAMMSELLEFPNDVYGIVFNLEEDSVGAIILGDDSKLNEGDTVKSTGRVISVPVGPELVGRVVDALGRPLDGKGPINAKKYRVIERVAPGVITRQSVNQPVQTGIKAIDGMIPIGRGQRELVIGDRQTGKTAICVDTILNQKDQNMICIYVAIGQKASTVATIIKTLEDNGAMDYTIVVVANASDAAALQYIAPFSGCAMGEEFMEQGKDALIIYDDLSKHAWAYRQVSLLLRRPPGREAYPGDVFYLHSRLLERAAKLNKNYGGGSLTALPIIETQAGDVTAYIPTNVISITDGQIYLEPELFYAGVRPAVNVGLSVSRVGGSAQTKAMKQVAGRLRLELAQYRELAAFAQFASDLDPATKQVLTRGEKLVELLKQPQYLTFSLWKEVCSIFSGVRGFLDDINTEDIQRFEKELLSYIEAHNQDIIEAITKEKAISKETEEKLEKAIKEFKALFVGGK, from the coding sequence TTGAAGATAAGGGCTGAAGAAATTACTGATGTAATAAAAAAGCAGTTATCTAACATAAAGGCTGAGCCAGAATCTGCATTAGTTGGCACAATTATATCTGTTGGTGACGGAGTAGCAAGGATTTGGGGATTAAAAGATGCTATGATGTCTGAGCTCTTAGAATTTCCAAATGACGTTTATGGGATTGTGTTTAACCTTGAAGAAGACTCTGTTGGTGCAATTATCTTAGGTGATGACTCAAAGTTAAATGAGGGTGATACAGTTAAATCAACTGGAAGGGTTATATCGGTTCCCGTTGGTCCAGAGCTGGTAGGTAGAGTGGTCGATGCTTTAGGAAGGCCCCTTGATGGTAAGGGACCCATCAATGCAAAGAAGTATAGGGTAATAGAAAGAGTAGCCCCTGGCGTAATTACCAGACAATCAGTAAACCAACCCGTACAAACAGGTATTAAAGCTATAGATGGCATGATTCCTATAGGTAGGGGTCAAAGAGAGCTTGTAATTGGTGATAGACAAACTGGTAAAACAGCTATTTGTGTTGATACGATCCTTAATCAAAAAGATCAGAATATGATATGTATTTATGTAGCAATAGGCCAAAAAGCTTCAACTGTCGCAACTATTATTAAGACATTGGAAGATAATGGTGCAATGGACTATACAATTGTTGTAGTAGCAAATGCTTCTGATGCCGCTGCTCTTCAATACATTGCGCCATTTAGCGGTTGCGCAATGGGTGAAGAATTTATGGAGCAGGGTAAGGACGCTTTAATAATCTACGATGACCTTTCTAAGCATGCATGGGCATATAGACAGGTTTCACTTCTTTTAAGAAGGCCACCTGGTCGTGAGGCTTATCCAGGTGACGTATTTTATTTGCACTCCAGGCTTCTTGAAAGAGCGGCAAAGCTCAATAAAAATTATGGGGGTGGCAGTTTAACTGCACTACCAATAATTGAAACGCAAGCAGGTGACGTTACGGCTTATATACCCACTAACGTTATTTCTATTACAGATGGTCAGATATACCTTGAGCCAGAACTTTTCTATGCGGGCGTTAGACCTGCTGTAAACGTAGGTCTTTCTGTTTCTCGTGTAGGTGGCTCGGCGCAAACAAAAGCTATGAAGCAAGTTGCAGGTAGATTAAGACTTGAACTAGCACAGTACCGTGAGTTAGCTGCATTTGCTCAGTTTGCTTCTGATCTTGACCCAGCTACGAAACAGGTTTTGACTCGTGGTGAAAAGCTTGTTGAGCTTTTAAAACAGCCTCAATATCTGACTTTTTCTCTTTGGAAAGAAGTGTGTTCTATATTTTCAGGAGTTCGTGGATTCCTTGATGATATTAATACTGAGGATATTCAAAGATTTGAAAAAGAACTTCTATCTTATATCGAAGCTCACAATCAGGATATTATTGAAGCAATAACAAAAGAAAAGGCAATTTCAAAAGAGACAGAAGAAAAACTTGAGAAAGCAATCAAAGAATTCAAAGCTCTTTTTGTAGGCGGTAAATAA
- the murA gene encoding UDP-N-acetylglucosamine 1-carboxyvinyltransferase: protein MCGGNSLSGSVKISGSKNGSLPIMAAALLFNSPVFLSNIPYLLDVNTMAKIISSLGGKVDFRGNSEILIDPSNVSRYDPPLEPVIAMRASFLVAGALLARFGRAKVALPGGCAIGSRPVDIHLKGFEALGVKRSIEHGFVNLECDKLKGANIYLSYPSVGATENLIMASVFAEGMTVIDNAAKEPEILGLSEFLNLCGAKIRGAGSRTIEIEGVKSLKPIDNYTIIPDRIEAGTLMLAGAITRGDILVENISSDYLSSVIEKMIEAGIEVLPEKNGIRVRCNNRPKPVTIKTSPHPGFPTDMQAQFMALLSLGEGTSVITEMVFENRYLHAEELSRLGADIRVDGRTAVVVGVDHLSGAPVRALDLRAGAALVIAGLMAEGETRVFGLSHLNRGYENLEIKLSNLGACISKEVLP, encoded by the coding sequence ATTTGTGGCGGTAATTCTTTATCAGGTTCTGTAAAAATTAGTGGTTCGAAAAATGGGTCGCTGCCTATTATGGCGGCGGCTCTATTATTCAATTCACCTGTATTTTTGTCTAATATCCCATATTTATTGGACGTTAATACTATGGCTAAGATAATTTCCAGTCTTGGGGGCAAAGTTGATTTTAGAGGAAATTCAGAGATTTTAATTGATCCCTCGAACGTTTCAAGATACGATCCTCCTTTGGAACCTGTTATTGCTATGAGGGCTTCTTTTTTGGTTGCAGGGGCACTTCTTGCAAGATTTGGTAGAGCAAAGGTAGCTCTTCCGGGTGGTTGTGCTATTGGTTCGAGACCTGTCGATATTCATCTTAAGGGTTTTGAGGCTCTGGGCGTAAAAAGATCAATTGAACATGGTTTTGTGAATCTTGAATGCGATAAGCTTAAAGGCGCAAATATTTATTTGTCTTATCCAAGCGTGGGTGCTACTGAAAATTTGATTATGGCATCTGTATTTGCAGAGGGTATGACAGTTATTGATAATGCTGCAAAAGAGCCGGAGATACTGGGTCTTTCTGAATTTCTAAATTTATGTGGCGCAAAAATTAGAGGGGCGGGTTCAAGGACTATTGAAATTGAGGGAGTAAAATCTCTTAAACCGATCGATAATTATACGATTATACCTGATCGTATTGAAGCTGGTACTTTAATGCTCGCGGGAGCAATAACGCGTGGCGATATCCTGGTAGAGAATATAAGCTCTGATTATTTGAGCTCAGTTATTGAAAAGATGATTGAAGCAGGCATTGAAGTTTTGCCAGAGAAAAACGGTATCAGGGTAAGATGTAATAATAGACCTAAGCCAGTAACAATAAAAACATCTCCACATCCTGGATTTCCTACAGATATGCAGGCGCAATTTATGGCCCTTCTATCACTTGGGGAGGGTACTTCTGTTATAACAGAAATGGTTTTTGAAAATAGGTATTTGCATGCTGAGGAACTGAGCAGATTGGGCGCAGATATCAGGGTTGATGGAAGGACTGCAGTTGTTGTAGGGGTTGATCATTTGTCTGGTGCGCCAGTAAGAGCTCTTGATTTGAGAGCGGGTGCTGCACTTGTAATTGCTGGATTGATGGCAGAAGGTGAGACTAGAGTCTTTGGGTTGTCACATCTTAATCGTGGCTATGAAAATTTGGAAATAAAACTCAGTAACTTGGGTGCATGTATATCAAAAGAAGTTCTACCCTAA
- the rimP gene encoding ribosome maturation factor RimP, with protein sequence MRSKDIKEKLLNIVEKVLLDIGFELYDLEYFKQGKRWILRVFIDNVEKPVSLDDCELVSKKLSVVLDYYDIIPESFYLEVSSPGIERKLKKDSDFVRFKGEEIIVTFQKQNINPIIGILEGIDSDGNYIFVNTEKSKEKINRNDIKEVRIHFRFKGDKQ encoded by the coding sequence TTGAGATCGAAAGACATTAAAGAAAAACTACTTAATATAGTTGAAAAAGTATTGTTAGACATAGGATTTGAGCTCTATGATCTAGAATACTTTAAACAAGGCAAGAGATGGATATTAAGGGTATTCATCGATAACGTTGAAAAACCCGTTTCTCTTGATGATTGTGAGTTAGTATCAAAAAAATTAAGTGTTGTTTTGGATTACTATGACATAATTCCTGAGAGTTTTTATCTTGAGGTATCTTCTCCAGGAATAGAAAGAAAATTAAAAAAAGATTCTGATTTTGTTAGATTCAAAGGAGAAGAAATAATAGTAACGTTCCAAAAACAAAATATCAATCCTATTATTGGTATACTTGAAGGAATTGATAGTGATGGTAATTATATTTTTGTAAACACTGAAAAATCTAAAGAAAAGATAAACCGAAATGATATAAAAGAAGTTAGAATACATTTCAGGTTTAAGGGAGATAAGCAATGA
- the atpG gene encoding ATP synthase F1 subunit gamma, whose protein sequence is MRPNDVKRKIKAVQNIQKITKAMKSVAAVKARKAEERVKRVKDYSREMFELTKRLSTEISGFQHPLLEKREVKTVGILVVTSDRGLCGSFNANILKETLKLYQKYKSEGKEVRLFAVGRKAKQFLERRFPVVIASFTKLPQPPTQAEASLIASEITKYFSDGTIDSLKVLYYNYKSMAKYTIVEEEVLPLIHVQEKSEPKATYIFEPEEDVVASYLLERGLMAEILRVILETAASEQAARMQAMSQASENAQDLIKQLTLAFNKARQAIITRELSEIVGTTTALGS, encoded by the coding sequence ATGCGTCCTAATGATGTAAAACGAAAAATAAAGGCTGTTCAGAATATCCAAAAGATAACTAAAGCAATGAAATCTGTAGCTGCGGTTAAGGCAAGAAAGGCTGAAGAAAGGGTTAAAAGGGTTAAAGACTATTCAAGAGAAATGTTTGAGTTAACCAAAAGACTCTCAACTGAAATTTCTGGTTTTCAACATCCACTTTTAGAAAAGAGAGAAGTTAAGACTGTAGGCATTCTGGTTGTGACTTCTGACAGAGGGCTTTGTGGGTCCTTTAACGCAAACATTCTCAAGGAAACCCTTAAGCTTTATCAAAAATATAAATCTGAAGGCAAAGAGGTCAGACTTTTTGCCGTAGGGAGAAAGGCAAAGCAATTTCTTGAAAGAAGATTTCCTGTAGTAATAGCTAGTTTTACAAAGTTACCTCAACCTCCGACTCAAGCGGAAGCTTCATTGATAGCTTCTGAAATTACAAAATATTTTTCTGATGGAACTATAGATTCCTTAAAAGTTCTTTACTACAATTACAAATCTATGGCTAAATATACAATAGTTGAGGAAGAAGTGTTACCACTAATTCATGTACAGGAAAAATCTGAGCCAAAAGCAACTTATATTTTTGAACCTGAAGAAGATGTTGTAGCTTCATACTTGTTGGAAAGAGGTTTGATGGCAGAAATATTAAGAGTGATTCTTGAGACTGCAGCTTCTGAACAGGCTGCAAGGATGCAAGCTATGTCTCAAGCTTCAGAAAATGCACAAGATCTAATTAAACAACTTACACTTGCTTTCAATAAAGCGCGTCAAGCAATAATTACCCGCGAGCTGAGTGAAATTGTAGGAACCACTACAGCTCTCGGTTCTTAG
- a CDS encoding ribonuclease J: protein MFNFTKKSSPIKIIPLGGIEEIGRNMTLFESERSLIVLDCGIKFPDPSFESSLLTADFQYVIEKKDKVKALFITHGHEDHIGAIPFLLKKVNIPIYGTKLTLGMVRAKLRDYKISPKDITFHEINSNEIIFVDDMFVESFHVNHSIPDGVGYAIHTPHGTIIHSGDFKFDQTPIDRKTTEYSKLVSISSKGIDLLILDITNVEREGFTPSERVVGEKFFDVFRKVNGRIILTTFASNIHRVQQAINASIAFDRKFCILGKSMVNTVSIAKELGYLSFPEEFQLKQHELKNQPLEKTTIITTGSQGEPLSVLTRIANNNHKDVKIFPNDTVIISASPIPGNETLVNKTINKLFKLGAEVLYEPNHKVHVSGHGSKEDIKLLINLVKPKNLLPFHGEFRHMKHFSDLAQNLNYSEKNIILAKNGAVVELNNGEVKIVDEIAIRNMIASGSEIIEFNKSSFLERKKLLEEGLILISLTFDPERFKILAEPRIKTLGLKNHDNIIQKEIESAIYSFFLKSPKIENTQKLEDKISNSIKELVFSQYRKYPAIFVQAIALNIK from the coding sequence ATTTTTAATTTTACTAAAAAAAGCTCACCCATCAAGATTATACCACTAGGTGGAATCGAAGAAATTGGAAGAAATATGACACTTTTTGAAAGCGAAAGGTCTCTTATTGTACTTGATTGTGGAATAAAATTCCCCGATCCAAGTTTCGAATCCTCTCTTTTAACGGCTGATTTCCAATACGTAATTGAAAAAAAAGATAAGGTAAAGGCCCTCTTCATCACACATGGGCATGAAGATCATATTGGTGCAATTCCATTTCTTTTAAAAAAAGTAAACATACCTATATACGGAACCAAATTAACTCTCGGAATGGTAAGGGCAAAGTTAAGAGATTATAAAATATCCCCAAAGGATATAACTTTTCATGAAATTAATTCAAATGAAATTATTTTTGTTGACGATATGTTTGTTGAATCCTTTCACGTCAACCATAGTATTCCTGACGGAGTAGGATATGCTATTCATACCCCACATGGAACAATAATTCATTCTGGCGATTTCAAATTCGATCAAACTCCAATAGATAGAAAAACAACAGAATACAGCAAACTAGTATCAATTAGTTCAAAGGGCATAGACCTCCTGATACTTGACATTACAAACGTTGAGAGAGAAGGTTTTACACCATCTGAAAGGGTAGTAGGAGAAAAATTTTTTGATGTATTCAGGAAAGTAAATGGAAGAATAATTCTTACAACTTTTGCTTCAAATATCCATAGAGTACAACAAGCAATTAACGCGTCAATCGCTTTTGACAGAAAATTTTGTATTCTTGGTAAAAGCATGGTAAATACTGTATCAATAGCAAAAGAACTAGGGTATTTATCCTTTCCTGAAGAGTTTCAGTTAAAGCAGCATGAATTGAAAAATCAGCCACTTGAAAAAACCACAATAATCACAACAGGAAGTCAAGGTGAACCTCTTTCAGTTCTAACAAGAATAGCAAATAACAATCATAAAGACGTTAAAATCTTTCCAAATGACACTGTTATTATTTCAGCATCACCAATTCCAGGCAATGAAACTCTCGTCAACAAGACCATAAATAAACTATTTAAGTTGGGAGCTGAAGTTTTATACGAACCAAATCACAAGGTGCATGTATCAGGACACGGTTCTAAAGAAGATATAAAGCTCCTCATAAATTTAGTAAAACCAAAAAATCTCTTACCATTTCACGGCGAATTTAGACATATGAAGCATTTTTCTGATCTTGCCCAAAATCTTAATTACTCTGAAAAAAATATCATATTGGCAAAAAATGGAGCAGTCGTTGAGTTGAATAATGGAGAAGTTAAAATAGTTGATGAAATCGCAATTAGAAATATGATTGCAAGCGGTTCAGAAATAATTGAATTTAATAAAAGTTCTTTCCTTGAAAGAAAAAAATTATTAGAAGAAGGGTTAATTTTGATATCATTAACATTTGATCCAGAAAGGTTCAAAATATTAGCCGAACCAAGAATAAAGACATTAGGTTTGAAAAATCATGATAATATTATTCAAAAAGAAATTGAATCGGCAATATATTCTTTCTTTTTAAAGAGTCCAAAAATAGAAAATACTCAAAAACTTGAAGATAAAATCTCTAATTCAATAAAAGAATTAGTTTTCAGTCAATATAGGAAATACCCAGCTATTTTTGTACAGGCCATTGCGCTAAATATTAAATAG